The DNA region CGCGGAAGGGCAGGTCCAGCTTGCGCACGACGTAGGCGTCCAGGCCCTCGCGGTGGAGCACCTTCGGGATGTCGTAGATGCTCGGCGCGTCGGCCGCGGTCACCACGGCGTCCTCGTCGACATCGCACATCAGCGCGATCTTGCGCTTGATGCCCTCGGGAAGCTCGCGGTCGGCACGGCACACGATCGCGTCGGGCTGGATGCCGATCTGGCGCAGCGCCATCACCGAGTGCTGGGTCGGCTTCGTCTTCAGCTCCTTGGACGGGCCGATGTAGGGCACCAGGGAGACGTGGACGAAGAAGACGTTGTCGCGGCCGAGGCGCTGGCGCACCTGGCGGGCGGCCTCGAGGAACGGCAGCGACTCGATGTCGCCGACGGTGCCGCCGATCTCGGTGATCACCACGTCGACCTCGGGACCGTGCATGGCCAGGACCCGCTCGGAGATCTCGTCGGTGATGTGCGGAATCACCTGGACGGTCTCACCGAGGTAGTCGCCGCGGCGCTCCTTGGCGATCACGTTGGAGTAGACCTGCCCGGTGGTCACGTTGGCGTGGCCGACCAGGTCGGTGTCGAGGAACCGCTCGTAGTGGCCGATGTCGAGGTCCGTCTCGGCCCCGTCGTTCGTCACGAAGACCTCACCGTGCTGGAACGGGTTCATCGTGCCGGGGTCCACGTTGAGGTACGGGTCCAGCTTCTGCATGGTCACGCTCAGACCACGCGAACGGAGAAGACGGCCGAGGGACGATGCCGTCAGGCCCTTTCCCAATGAGGAGGCGACGCCCCCGGTGACAAAAATGTGCTTGGTCAAGCTCGCCGACTTCATGGACCTCAATCCTATCAATGCTTCAGCAGGCCACCGAAACCTGACGCACCGAAATCGCCACCTTGTTGACTTCGCTGGCGCGCCAGCACGAGCGGCGCGGCGACCTGGCCGGTCGCCGTCTCGATGCCGTCGACCGAGGCGAACCAGCCCGGCCAGTCGTTCGCACGGAGCGTCTCGAGGTCCTCGGAGCCGGTGCTCGCGGCTACGACCAGGCCTTTCGCCGTAGCACCGAGCCCCTCGACGAGTCCTTCGACAGCAGTCGTGTCCCGGCTGTCGTCGCCGAGAACGACCAGGACGAGATCGGCCGGCCCGGCCGGTCGGCCCCGGGCCGTGACCAGGTCGCCGGTGAGCAACGCCACAGCCGCGGTCTTGGCGGGCTGATCGAACTCGGTGGGCGGCTTCGTGCCGGCGTAGGTCTCCCCCACGACCTGACCCATCCGCTGGTAGGTCGCCTGGTCGGCGTCGCCCCGGCCGAGCTGCTTGACCAGCTGGGTCGACAGGCTGTCGACATATTGCTTGCGGTCCGGGTCCAGCAGATTCGGCCGTACGTCGAGCACCCCCGTCGTCTCCCCGCCGGCCGTCTTGATGTTGCCGGTGAGCGTGTCGACCGTCTTCGCGTCCGCGCCGGGGAGGGCGAGGATCGCGACCCGCTGCCCGGTGAGCTTGCCGGGCAGGAGCGCAGCGCCGGCCTCTTCCACGAACTGCGACTCGGCGGTCTGCGGGTCGGTCTTCGTCTCGCTCCGGCCCGAGGTGGTGCTCGCCGCGGCACCCTCCTCCGCATCGCCCCCGAAACCCGAGCCGAATCCGGCGCCGAGGCCGGTGCCGATCTCGGTGAGGTCGTGGTCGGCTGCCCAGACGCCGGCGGGAATGCCGATCGCCAGCGCGGTCACCGCCGCGAGAACCGGCAGCACCAACCGTCGGCTTCGGGGCTCCCTGCGCCGCACCGCCGGGACCGCGGAGGCGTCGATCAGTGTCGGGCCGAGGGCCAGCCGGGTCAGGTAGGTGCCAGCCAGGCCCGGGCGCTGATCCTCGAGGAAGTCGGTCAGCGTGGTGCTCAGCCCGGCGCCGACCACCAGCGAAGGATGCTGCGTGTAGGCGACCAGCAGGGCCGCGTCCTCGGGGGCGAGGGAGGACTCGAACCGCTTCGGCTGCACCCCGACCCGGTCGAGCAGCTCGGCCGCGCTCTCGCTCGCGGAGCCACCGGGCGCGAGCACGACCTCCGCGGCGCTGGTGAGCACCTTCGGTTCGGGGTAGGTGTCGGTGTCCGGGCCCAGGACTAGCACGGCGTGGCGTACCTGCTTCTTGGTCAGCCTCTTCGCCGCGGGGCCCACCGCGATGATCGCCGGGCGCTGCTCGCGCAGGAAGCCCTTGAGGTCGCCCAGGAGCCGGTCCAGGTCGGGGTGGTCGGCGACCACCACGACGGGTCGGCCGGCCAGCGGCGTGTCGAGAGGAGGTACACCGTTGCCGTGCAGCAGCACCTCCTCCTCGCGCTTGAGCAGCTCGCTGCTGTTGTGGGTGAAGAGCTCCAGGTGGGAGCTCAGGCCGCGCTTCGCGTCCTCCAGGTCGCTCTCCAACGACTCCTGGTCAAGCGCCCGTCCCGAGGTCAGCAGCTGCTCGCCGTCGAAGATCTCGCCGTCGAGGATCCGCGCCTTCCGCCCGTCGACGAGCTTCTCCAGGCCCGCCTCGCCGATCTTGTCGATCAGCTCGATGCCGGCCTCGGCCAGCGTCTGCGGGCCCCGGTTGGGGTAGCGCCCCGAGACCATCGGCTGGGCGTTGACGACGGCGATCACGCCCTTGGCGGCGATCGCCAGGGCGGTGCTCCGGTCGAGGTCGACATGGTCGATGACCGCGATGTCACCCTCTTTGAGCCGCGGGATCAGCGCCCTGGTGGGCCGTCCCGAGCGCAGGGTGCCGCGGATGCCCGGAAGTACGGAAGGAATCTGGCGAGTAGGCAGTCTCATGTCCCGCCAATCCTCCCCCGGTATCCCGGCACGTCCCCGGATCTCTCATCCGGCGAGTCGGTCGTCGTGGCGGCCGAATGCGTACGTTTGGTGGCCGAATCTGTCGTTGTGGCGTGTGTCGTTCGCCACAACGACGGACTCGGCCGCCACAACTGAGGTCTCAGCTCGGCTCAGGCCTTCGCGGAGCGGGCGACCTCGAGGAGCTCGCGGGCGTGCGCGATGGCGGTGTCGGAGGCGGTCAGTCCCGCCAGCATCCGGGAGAGCTCTCGCTCGCGGGACTCGTCGTCGAGGACGGTGAGGCCGGAGCTGGTGACCACCCCGTCGCTGGTCTTCTCGACAGCCACGTGATGGTCGGCGAAGGCGGCGACCTGAGGCAGGTGGGTGACCACCAGGACTTGCGCCGTACGGGCCAGGTGGGCGAGGCGGCGGCCGATCTCGACCGCTGCGGTGCCACCGACACCTGCGTCGACCTCGTCGAAGACGAAGGTCGGGACCGGGCTGGTGGCGGCCAGGACCACCTCGATGGCCAGCATGACTCTGGAGAGCTCACCGCCGGAGGCGCCCTTGTGGAGCGGGCGGGGCTCGGAGCCGGTGTTGGCGGCCAGCAGCAGCTCGACCTCGTCCAGGCCGTTGGAGCCGTAGCGCAACCACCGACCTGTCTTGCCCGATCCGACCTTCAGCGGCGCGTGCGGCTCGTCCTCGGAGGCCGGCGCGTCGGTCTCCTTCTGCCGTACGTCGACCACCAGCCGGGCGTGCGGCATGGCCAGTCCGGTGAGCTCGTCGCTGACCGCCTTGGCCAGGGCGCCGGCGGCGTCGGTGCGGGCCGCCGACAGCGCGAGGCCGGCCTCGGCGAGGGCGGCTCGCAGCCGCGTACGCTCGCTGCGGAGCTCCTCGATGCGGTCATCGTCGGAGTCGAGCTCGAGCAGGCGCTTGGCGCCGGTCTCGGCCCAGGCGAGCACCTCGTCGATGGTTTCGCCGTACTTCCGGGTCAGCGCGGTCAGGGCCGCGCGGCGCTCGGAGACCACGGACAGCCGGGCCGGGTCGGTCTCGATCGCGGTCGCGTAGGAGGCGACATCGGCGGCCAGGTCGGAGAGCAGGTAGGAGACCTCGGCGAGGCGGTCGGCCAGGGAGGCGGCCTCGGGGTCGTGGTCACGGACGCCGTCGAGGGACTGGCGGGCGGCCGAGATCGCACCCAGCGCGTCGGGGGCGTCGACCTCGGAGGAGAGCGCCTCGCGGGCCTGCTCAGCGGCGGTGCGCAGCGTGTCGGCGTAGCCGAGCCGCTCCTCCTCCTGGGCGAGGGTGACGTCCTCGCCGGGCTCGGGCGTCACCGCTTCGACCTCGCCGAGGCCGAAGCGGAGCAGGTCGGCCTCCTGTGCCCGCTCACGGGCATGGGTGGTGACCTCGTCGAGCTCGCGCTCGACCTTCTGGAGCTGGCTGTGGAGGTCGCCGTAGGCGGCGAGAAGCTTGGCGACGGGCTCGCCACCGAAGCGGTCGAGCGAGTCGCGCTGGGCGCGTGGCTGCAGCAGCCGGTGCTGGTCGGACTGGCCGTGGACGGCGACGAGCGGCGAGGTCACCGAGCCCAGGGTGGCGACCGGGACGGTCGCTCCCCCGACGTAGGCCCGGGCACGTCCTTCGGCGGCCACGGTGCGGGCGACGAGGACGCGGCCCTCCTCGACCTCTCCCCCGGCCTCCTCGGTCGCGTCGACGACGGCGGGCAGCGACCGGGCGTCGATGACGCCCTCGACCCGGGCCGCCTTCTTGCCCTTGCGGACCGAGCCGGCATCGCCTCGGCCACCGAGCAGCAGCCCGAGCGCGGTCACGATCATCGTCTTGCCGGCACCGGTCTCGCCGGTCACCACGGTCAGTCCTGGTCCGAGCTCCAGGGTCGAGGACTCGATGATCCCGAGTCCGGAGATCCTGATCTCCTCAAGCATGCTCGCCTCCGTTCATCCTGAACGGACGCCGTTCCGCGGCGCCTCGCCATCCCTCCACAGACAGTCCGAACTTCCGCACCAGGCGATCCGTGAACGGGGCCTGGTGCAGGCGGACGAGTCTGACAGGCTCCACCCCCCGGGTGACCTCGATCCGGGCACCCGGGCCCAGGTCGTAGGAGCGCCGGCCGTCGCACCAGAGCACCCCGGCGCCGTCGGCCCGGGTGATCACCTCGACGGCGAGGACCGAGGTCGGCGCGACCACCATCGGCCGCGCGAACAGCGCGTGGGCGCTGATCGGGGTCAGCAGCAGCGCCTCGACGCCGGGCCACACGACCGGGCCGCCGGCGGAGAAGTTGTAGGCCGTCGAGCCGGTCGGGGTCGCGCAGACGACGCCGTCGCAGCCCCACCTCGACAGCGGCCGGCCGTCGATCTCGACGACGACCTCGAGCATCCGCTCCCGCGAGGCCTTCTCGACGCTGGCCTCGTTGACCGCGAACGTACGGAACACCTTCTGACCGTCCTCGAAGACGCTGACCTCGAGCGCGAGCCGGTCCTCGGAGGTGTAGCGGCGCTGCACGATCGCCTCGATCGTCGACTCGACGTCGTCGTACTCCGCCTCCGCGAGGAACCCGACATGTCCCAGGTTGACCCCGAGCACCGGGGTGCGGTGGGGCTGGACGATCTCGGCGGCGCGCAGGATGGTGCCGTCACCGCCGATGACCAGCGCCAGCTCGCAGTCGCTGCTGGCGTCGTGCTCGTCGGCGGCCAGCTCGAGCTTCGGCTCGTAGGCGGCCGGGTCGATGCCGAGGTCGGCGGCCTCGGTGGCCAGCATCCTCACCACGATGCCGTGGACCGCGAGCGACTTGGCACAGGCGAGACCGACCTCGCGGGCCTCCTCGCGCCCGGTGTGGATGAGCATGAGGACACGCCGGACCTCGGCTGGGTCCACAGGCGCTGGGTCCACGGCGGAGGTATCGGTCACGGATCA from Nocardioides luteus includes:
- the steA gene encoding putative cytokinetic ring protein SteA, translating into MRLPTRQIPSVLPGIRGTLRSGRPTRALIPRLKEGDIAVIDHVDLDRSTALAIAAKGVIAVVNAQPMVSGRYPNRGPQTLAEAGIELIDKIGEAGLEKLVDGRKARILDGEIFDGEQLLTSGRALDQESLESDLEDAKRGLSSHLELFTHNSSELLKREEEVLLHGNGVPPLDTPLAGRPVVVVADHPDLDRLLGDLKGFLREQRPAIIAVGPAAKRLTKKQVRHAVLVLGPDTDTYPEPKVLTSAAEVVLAPGGSASESAAELLDRVGVQPKRFESSLAPEDAALLVAYTQHPSLVVGAGLSTTLTDFLEDQRPGLAGTYLTRLALGPTLIDASAVPAVRRREPRSRRLVLPVLAAVTALAIGIPAGVWAADHDLTEIGTGLGAGFGSGFGGDAEEGAAASTTSGRSETKTDPQTAESQFVEEAGAALLPGKLTGQRVAILALPGADAKTVDTLTGNIKTAGGETTGVLDVRPNLLDPDRKQYVDSLSTQLVKQLGRGDADQATYQRMGQVVGETYAGTKPPTEFDQPAKTAAVALLTGDLVTARGRPAGPADLVLVVLGDDSRDTTAVEGLVEGLGATAKGLVVAASTGSEDLETLRANDWPGWFASVDGIETATGQVAAPLVLARQRSQQGGDFGASGFGGLLKH
- the recN gene encoding DNA repair protein RecN encodes the protein MLEEIRISGLGIIESSTLELGPGLTVVTGETGAGKTMIVTALGLLLGGRGDAGSVRKGKKAARVEGVIDARSLPAVVDATEEAGGEVEEGRVLVARTVAAEGRARAYVGGATVPVATLGSVTSPLVAVHGQSDQHRLLQPRAQRDSLDRFGGEPVAKLLAAYGDLHSQLQKVERELDEVTTHARERAQEADLLRFGLGEVEAVTPEPGEDVTLAQEEERLGYADTLRTAAEQAREALSSEVDAPDALGAISAARQSLDGVRDHDPEAASLADRLAEVSYLLSDLAADVASYATAIETDPARLSVVSERRAALTALTRKYGETIDEVLAWAETGAKRLLELDSDDDRIEELRSERTRLRAALAEAGLALSAARTDAAGALAKAVSDELTGLAMPHARLVVDVRQKETDAPASEDEPHAPLKVGSGKTGRWLRYGSNGLDEVELLLAANTGSEPRPLHKGASGGELSRVMLAIEVVLAATSPVPTFVFDEVDAGVGGTAAVEIGRRLAHLARTAQVLVVTHLPQVAAFADHHVAVEKTSDGVVTSSGLTVLDDESRERELSRMLAGLTASDTAIAHARELLEVARSAKA
- a CDS encoding NAD kinase; translated protein: MTDTSAVDPAPVDPAEVRRVLMLIHTGREEAREVGLACAKSLAVHGIVVRMLATEAADLGIDPAAYEPKLELAADEHDASSDCELALVIGGDGTILRAAEIVQPHRTPVLGVNLGHVGFLAEAEYDDVESTIEAIVQRRYTSEDRLALEVSVFEDGQKVFRTFAVNEASVEKASRERMLEVVVEIDGRPLSRWGCDGVVCATPTGSTAYNFSAGGPVVWPGVEALLLTPISAHALFARPMVVAPTSVLAVEVITRADGAGVLWCDGRRSYDLGPGARIEVTRGVEPVRLVRLHQAPFTDRLVRKFGLSVEGWRGAAERRPFRMNGGEHA